The stretch of DNA tttttttcttgttgtttgtAGAAATAAAAATCAGGACCAAATATTTAAAGTGAAGTATcccccctcgtctccacagtggaacacagttctgtttcttagtgaagcgtctgtgacctgctttggtccaaaccccacgagccccacagcagtgttctccccctgtgtaaacagcccctgttcagaacgcccgctttcagcacctgttcctttaaatgataatgagccgctcgctgttcaccccgaccccgagcgcacagcagtgaggagtgaggagcagaagctctggtttttagccgttttcactctgttctctttcttctccgtttttactcagtgctcttatttctccgcgctcattgtgtctgttttgctgagtttaacctcgtctttgcgctctcacataaacacgggtccagcgctgtgattggacagactcagacgagggggcggggccattctaaagtctctgcacttgacgtcagaagcggagcaggatCAGAACGACTCTTTttcagactcaggcagcgcacagagaaCTGATTGGATGGTCTTGTTTAACAGTGTGTGGGtcggtgggctccagattcacacaaaTGTGAGCGTGTGCTGAAGAGGGGGGTGTTTTTAGTAATGTGTCCTTTTTAATAATGAGTTCAGGAGGACTAGTATTTCACTGGGGGTTTGTTTTTAAAGGGAAGGGATTATTtgctgtttctgtctgtgtctatTCTATAGTTTGAGAACCCAATATAAGCTCTTTATTGCACTGAAGTGCAGCAGACATAAGAAGGTATTTGAGGTATTTGTTTTCTTCTGCAGTGAATGCTCAGGTGAAATCCCTCTCGCTCGTCTCACCATTGTATCGTGGAGAAAACGGCGAGTCGGGGAGGAGCAAAAACTGTTACGGACGAAATGCCAGCCCCATCTTCGTACAGGTGACGACTTAAACAGCGGTCCACAGAGTCACTGCCTACTCTGGCAGCTCAGATAGATTCGGGACAGACCCATTTTGTGGTAAAAGATGATTCAAGTGTAAAGTATTTCTGCTGAAGTAAAGGGTAAAATACGTTTACAAAccacagtgttttgttttgagacttttacacacattgcaagggttttttatttatttatttatttatttatttatttatttggaactGGCTTTGtaaattaagtgtgtgtgtgtgtgtgtgtgtgtgtgtgtgtgtatgtgtgtgtgtgtgtgtgtgttaggttcCCATAGGGACTGTAGTGAAGGAGGAAGGTCGGACGGTAGCTGACCTGGCGCTGAATGGTCAGGAGTTCATCGCAGTTCACGGGGGACAAGGAGGAAAAGGAAACAGATTCTTTCTCTCCAACGAAAACAGAGCTCCGCTCACAGCCACACCGGGCGAGCGAGGAGAGGAGAGGGTCCTTCAGCTGGAGCTAAGGACCCTAGCCCATGCCGGActggtgagacagagagaggggcagGGAGATAGGGAGGTGGGGATGGAGAGAAGGGTGAAGgtgggtagagagagagagagagaaagagagaggtggaTGTGATTGgaaggagggaaagagagaaatcTTTGAGGTGTCCTGTTCTATTGGTCAGTGCAGTCTGTGTAGATTTTGCAAACTGAATAATTAGGGATGTCTGTCTGGACTCATTTGTGCTaaacccgtgtgtgtgtgtgtgtgtgtttgccccCAGGTTGGTTTTCCTAACGCAGGAAAGTCATCGTTGCTGAGGGCCATCTCTAATGCGAAGCCGGCTGTAGCAGCGTATCCCTTCACCACGTTAAACCCCCACATCGGCATCGTCAGGTACAGAGACCACCAGCAGCTCGCAGGTACGGGTCCATTATCACTTCAGTAAACCTTTAGTGGCTCCCGAGTGGTGCAGTGGTTCGATCCCCAGTGTGACCTCTGGTTTGTTCACAGAATCAGTCCTGTTTCGATCCCtgttaaaggtgacattcactcGCATAcgctgctccaccttaaaagagacTGTCGCTGCTTAATCGcacacgccgctccacattaaaagacactgTCGCTGCTTACTCACCCACAtgctgctccaccttaaaagagactgtcgcttcttactcgcacacgccactccaccttaaaagacactgtcGCTGCTTACTCGcacacgccgctccacattaaaagacactgTCGCTGCTTACTCGcacacgccgctccacattaaaagacactgTCGCTGCTTACTCgcacacgccgctccaccttaaaagacactgtcGCTGCTTACTCGcacacgccgctccacattaaaagacactgtcgcttcttactcgcacacgccgctccaccttaaaagacactgtcGCTGCTTACTCgcacacgccgctccaccttaaaagacactgtcGCTGCTTACTCgcacacgccgctccaccttaaaagacactgtcGCTGCTTACTCGcacacgccgctccacattaaaattcattaagcaCTGAAGAGGCAGCACtgtgtcgcagcaggtagtgtctctgtctcagctccagggtcctggaggttgtgagtttgagtcctgctccgggtgactgtctgtgagaagtggggtgtgttctctctgtgtccgtaggtgtgagtgtgtgtcgccctgtgaaggactggcgccccctccagggtgtgttcccgccttgtttCCAGTGAttcccgggtaggctccggacccaccgctgccctgaacttacagtcaatgaatgaatgtccttgaggcaacatctgtgtgtgtgtgtgtgtgagatagaggTGGTCTTAGATAACATCAAAGGGAAGAGCAAGTAAAGTCTATTTCATcgtaaacatttaacattttgttaAAGTTTTATATATTCTTCGTTAGTGGCTGATATTCCCGGGTTGATCCGCGGCGCTCATCTGAACCGTGGCCTGGGCGTCTCGTTCCTCCGTCACATCCAGCGATGTCGCTTCCTGCTGTTTGTCTTGGACATGACCTCGCCGTTCCCCTGGGAGCAGCTCCAGGACCTGCAGTACGAACTGGACCAGTACGAGCCAGGTCTGTCCCAACGGCCTAAGGTTATTGTGGCCAATAAGATGGACCTTAGCGGGACCCAGGGGAACCTGGAGGCCCTCAGGAGCCACGTGGATGAGAGGGTTATTCCAGTATCCGCTctcacaggacacaacacggagGAGCTGATCCTCCACCTGCGGGAACTGTACGATGGAGATctgcagaaagagacagagtctGGACAGAGGACTTGGAGGTGGTAGCTGCTTAAATTCGAAGGCATTAAAGGTGTCAGTCATTTTCAACCCAGAAAATTCATAACAAAATATATGGAagattgtatttattgttttaacatAATTTCAATAAAGTGCAGCTTGCATGAGAAGAATTGTTTTGctgtttattctccatagagtgggtcccacACACGGAACCAGTCCATAtctgggctgtgggaggaaaccggagaccccggaggaaacccacgcagacacagggagaacatggacttgaacccaagatcccagcgctgagaggcgaacgtgctcaccactaagaCACCTTAACGTCATAAGCCACATATCacaataataacacacacacactattgctCACCTAATCGTTTTGATGTAATAGACGTAGACACAAAAGTGTTTCTTCTCCTGTTTAATCTGCACATTCTAAGGGTTAATCCCATTCCTTATTTTTACCCCTCCCCCTTGTTTTCGAGCCCCTTGACTTAGAGTGTAGTCTTTAAAATCTTCCCTTTCGAGGTCCTGATACATCCTCAGCTCCTCAGAGGCGCGCTGTTTGAATGTCAGAGCTTGTGGACATTgtcaggaggtggaggaggtatTTATGCTTCATCAGAGCCATCTGTACAAGAACATACATTAAATCCAATGCCCTAGTGTTTTTAAAGGTGTGGTCAGTCATTTTTGCATAAAAACGTTgcaaagattcattcattcattgtctgtaaccctcagGGCGGCGGTgcgtccggagtctacccagaaccactgggcgcaaggcgggctacacacactcacacctacgggcacttctgagtctccaatccacctaccaacgtgtgtttttggaccatagaAGAGCATTATTGTCGCTGAGAAAAACAATGTTCAAGAACAGTGTTAAAAACAGTGCAATGCAGTGAACTGTGAACCCAACTGTGCAGCAGGAGCTCAGGAGGCTGTCGATGGTGGCTCTGTAAAAGTTCACCAGCAAGTGTTGAGGGAGGTGGGAGTTCTTCAGGTTTCTGAGGAAGTGGAGTCTCTGTTGTGCCTTCCgcacatgggaggaaacccacgctgccactgggagaacactgtataaataattagatttaaaaaaacattattcaaAAACAATTGTAGTAGAAAAAATAAACTTATAATAAAAtagttttccttttttattcctttcttttactttggctaagattgttttattatttctgcTATTTAAGCATTAAATTCACacattagcaacattagcccACAATGCTAATCTAATGCTAAATGC from Hoplias malabaricus isolate fHopMal1 chromosome 5, fHopMal1.hap1, whole genome shotgun sequence encodes:
- the mtg2 gene encoding mitochondrial ribosome-associated GTPase 2, with amino-acid sequence MTAAVKVLTLSRSLGVWSGRVIIERRPFDRNGRGNDIVRSFWVSCELCGKPRGNTKKKELSEKKLTRYFVDRKRVKLEAGSGGNGACSFHSEPRKEWGGPDGGNGGNGGDVIIKVNAQVKSLSLVSPLYRGENGESGRSKNCYGRNASPIFVQVPIGTVVKEEGRTVADLALNGQEFIAVHGGQGGKGNRFFLSNENRAPLTATPGERGEERVLQLELRTLAHAGLVGFPNAGKSSLLRAISNAKPAVAAYPFTTLNPHIGIVRYRDHQQLAVADIPGLIRGAHLNRGLGVSFLRHIQRCRFLLFVLDMTSPFPWEQLQDLQYELDQYEPGLSQRPKVIVANKMDLSGTQGNLEALRSHVDERVIPVSALTGHNTEELILHLRELYDGDLQKETESGQRTWRW